The Drosophila mauritiana strain mau12 chromosome 2R, ASM438214v1, whole genome shotgun sequence genome has a segment encoding these proteins:
- the LOC117138396 gene encoding sodium channel protein Nach isoform X1, producing the protein MIKSGKWPTPGKRTSKGDGSRKRGKDPSSIRTAILATFWEYTERTKVSGMWLMRRNRTYGLSRFIWSSVLLQLLLLSIYLTLLLWLKFYSYPILNTISNDLSITDVAFPGVTICSPKVVNSERVDRYVKTLKIPKEYDMAEVIAGFDFLNAFTDQSFEPPGHDSYRATDAVLRLNNVSIWEAAMAVSPGCFDYVKRCFWGHTEFQCNQSHEYLSFIPTTAYLGPCCSFNYNPRNASFVPFSANIFGMDGGLTFVGAEGSERNLNTGLIVLVHHPMDYVTEAAASVTITAQSESFVEVSPTVQSSSVEVLELSERKRDCLISGDLQLSNYRQAACLLACQTEAIVQKCGCHPYLLPIVGNKFKECNLNDTFCYSANYDNFKSVRCDQCLPNCYDVTYSTLSYKTDLNQHQYSVSRFYSPELLNNDSFVLRVYLAKQVVPVIRKVTVMSWIGLLSDLGGIFNLCLGLSMISVVEFFYYCTYRLYINYQLQKAQQPRKAWQ; encoded by the exons ATGATAAAATCGGGAAAGTGGCCAACGCCTGGCAAAAGGACCTCCAAAGGCGATGGGAGCAGAAAGCGTGGAAAGGATCCAAGTTCGATTAGGACAGCCATACTGGCCACTTTCTGGGAGTACACGGAGCGGACCAAGGTGAGCGGCATGTGGCTTATGCGGCGGAATCGCACCTACGGTCTGTCCCGGTTCATTTGGTCCTCGGtactgctgcagttgctcctgCTGAGCATCTACCTCACCCTGCTGCTGTGGCTCAAGTTTTACTCCTATCCCATCCTGAACACCATCTCCAACGATCTCTCTATTACGGATGTGGCCTTTCCGGGCGTTACCATCTGCAGTCCGAAGGTGGTCAACTCGGAGCGGGTCGATCGCTATGTGAAAACGCT TAAAATTCCCAAGGAGTACGACATGGCAGAAGTGATCGCTGGGTTCGATTTCCTTAACGCCTTCACGGATCAGAGCTTTGAGCCGCCGGGACACGATAGCTATCGGGCCACGGATGCCGTTCTGCGGCTGAACAACGTGTCCATCTGGGAGGCGGCCATGGCCGTCAGTCCGGGTTGCTTCGATTACGTAAAACGCTGCTTCTGGGGCCACACGGAGTTTCAGTGCAACCAGAGCCACGAGTACCTATCGTTCATTCCCACCACTGCGTACCTGGGACCCTGTTGTTCCTTCAACTATAATCCCAGGAACGCCAGCTTTGTGCCCTTCTCGGCTAACATTTTTGGCATGGACGGAGGACTGACCTTCGTGGGTGCGGAGGGCAGCGAGCGGAACTTAAACACCGGCCTGATAGTACTGGTCCACCATCCCATGGACTATGTGACTGAGGCGGCTGCTTCGGTAACCATTACTGCCCAATCCGAGAGCTTTGTGGAGGTATCGCCGACGGTGCAGAGCTCCTCGGTGGAAGTGCTGGAACTTTCGGAACGTAAGAGGGACTGCCTCATCTCGGGCGACCTGCAGCTGAGCAACTATCGCCAGGCCGCCTGTCTTCTCGCCTGCCAGACGGAGGCCATCGTCCAGAAGTGCGGCTGCCATCCGTATCTGCTGCCCATCGTGGGCAACAAGTTCAAGGAGTGCAATCTAAACGACACCTTCTGCTATTCTGCCAACTATG ATAACTTCAAAAGTGTGCGATGTGATCAGTGCCTGCCCAATTGCTATGATGTCACCTACTCCACGCTGTCTTACAAAACCGATCTCAACCAGCATCAGTACTCAGTCAGCCGCTTCTA CTCTCCGGAACTGCTTAACAACGACAGTTTTGTTCTCAGGGTCTATTTGGCCAAACAAGTGGTTCCAGTTATCCGGAAAGTGACTGTTATGTCTTGGATAGGACTACTAT CGGATTTGGGTGGTATCTTCAATCTCTGCCTGGGACTAAGTATGATTTCAGTGGTTGAGTTCTTTTACTATTGCACATATCGCTTGTACATAAACTACCAACTGCAGAAGGCTCAGCAACCCAGGAAGGCATGGcaataa
- the LOC117136681 gene encoding 2-hydroxyacyl-CoA lyase 1 — translation MAEVEAVQIIAESLKQQGVEYVFGIIGIPVIELSMAFQAAGLKYIGMRNEQAACYAAQAIGYLTGKPGVCLVVSGPGLLHVTGGMANAQVNCWPLIVIGGATNQDHEGIGGFQECPQVELSRPYCKYAARPATAALIPLHVEKAVRYATYGRPGVAYLDFPGNILQSKAQEARIYKALAHPAPPLAYPPHDDVIKAAKLLRQAKRPLVIVGKGSAYAHAENTLRHFIENTNLPFLPTPMGKGVVSDTAPQCVSSARTLALQKADVVLLLGARLNWILHFGKAPRYDKDVKFIQVDINPEELHNSVVASVAIQADIRPFAEQLFEQMNAVNFRFGYEQDWWKQLAVKCKQNRDTVQKMSLNTETPLNYYAVFHHLRELLPKDTIIVSEGANTMDIGRSMLLNEQPRHRLDAGTFGTMGVGPGFAVAAALFCRDFAPGKRVLCVEGDSAFGFSGMEIETMVRYKLPVTIVIVNNNGIYGGFDKDTFEAIRSEGDLTQITPPSALGVQVRYEEMMKMFGMKGYFCTEIEQLQAAVKAANQLTDRPTIINVAISPSSDRKPQSFNWLTESKL, via the exons ATGGCCGAGGTTGAAGCCGTGCAGATAATTGCCGAGTCATTGAAGCAACAG GGCGTGGAATATGTCTTTGGTATCATCGGCATCCCGGTCATCGAGCTGTCCATGGCCTTCCAGGCCGCCGGACTTAAGTACATCGGAATGCGCAACGAGCAGGCCGCCTGCTATGCTGCCCAGGCCATTGGCTACCTGACTGGAAAGCCAGGAGTCTGCCTGGTTGTGTCCGGACCGGGGTTGCTCCATGTTACTG GTGGCATGGCCAACGCCCAGGTGAACTGCTGGCCACTGATCGTCATTGGCGGTGCCACCAACCAGGATCACGAGGGTATCGGAGGCTTCCAGGAGTGCCCGCAGGTCGAATTGTCCCGTCCGTACTGCAAGTACGCTGCCCGTCCGGCCACTGCTGCTCTAATTCCATTGCACGTGGAAAAAGCGGTTCGCTATGCCACCTATGGACGCCCTGGAGTTGCCTACCTGGACTTCCCTGGCAACATCTTGCAGTCGAAGGCCCAGGAGGCCCGCATCTACAAGGCTTTGGCCCATCCGGCTCCCCCACTAGCCTATCCGCCACACGATGATGTGATCAAGGCCGCCAAGTTGCTGCGACAGGCCAAGCGACCCTTGGTGATCGTGGGCAAGGGTTCCGCCTACGCCCATGCCGAGAACACACTGCGCCACTTCATCGAGAACACCAACCTGCCCTTCCTCCCCACCCCAATGGGCAAGGGCGTTGTATCCGACACGGCTCCGCAGTGCGTTTCCTCGGCTCGCACCCTGGCCTTGCAAAAGGCCGATGTGGTGCTGCTCCTGGGCGCTCGCCTCAACTGGATTCTCCATTTCGGAAAGGCTCCACGCTACGACAAGGACGTGAAGTTTATCCAGGTGGACATCAATCCTGAGGAGCTGCATAACTCGGTTGTGGCTTCGGTGGCCATCCAGGCGGACATCCGCCCGTTCGCCGAGCAATTGTTCGAGCAAATGAACGCTGTTAACTTCCGCTTCGGCTACGAGCAGGATTGGTGGAAGCAGTTGGCCGTCAAGTGCAAGCAGAACCGCGACACCGTGCAAAAGATGTCCTTGAACACGGAGACGCCGCTCAACTACTACGCGGTGTTCCACCATCTCCGGGAGCTGCTGCCCAAGGACACGATCATTGTTAGTGAGGGGGCCAACACCATGGACATTGGTCGCTCCATGCTGCTGAACGAGCAGCCCCGTCATCGCCTGGATGCCGGTACCTTTGGCACCATGGGCGTGGGACCTGGATTCGCCGTAGCCGCCGCGCTTTTCTGCCGCGACTTTGCGCCCGGAAAGCGAGTCCTGTGCGTGGAGGGAGACAGCGCCTTCGGATTCTCGGGCATGGAAATTGAGACCATGGTGCGCTATAAGCTGCCCGTCACCATTGTGATTGTGAACAACAATGGCATCTATGGCGGCTTCGACAAGGACACTTTTGAGGCCATTCGCAGTGAGGGCGATCTTACCCAAAT CACGCCACCATCGGCATTGGGAGTTCAGGTGCGCTACGAGGAGATGATGAAAATGTTCGGCATGAAGGGCTACTTCTGCACAGAGATCGAACAGCTGCAGGCGGCTGTCAAGGCGGCCAATCAGCTCACCGACAGGCCGACCATCATTAACGTGGCAATCAGCCCGTCATCCGATCGCAAGCCGCAGTCCTTCAACTGGCTCACAGAGTCAAAACTGTAG
- the LOC117138395 gene encoding sialin isoform X1 produces MRSPLEICDPFPKKREWGDLSNPLIDLMCCERPACTSIHELNNDPLVNNQYLLSFAVYVPKRINVAIMLFMACLLSYMMRVNLSINIIAMVEDTSSHENGTEVEVLPDYGPRYNWTQSDQALLLGAYFYGYMITSLPAGTLAEMLGARNVAGYSCLVAGILTALTPAAAAWDKYAVFAVRFLIGFLNGVVYPCCHSLVSKWSPPDEKGKFVASLMGGTFGTVITWPISGVIIENLGWDWAFYIVGIFVLVVVAIWFYLVADTPAQHNTISLKEREYIESSLGDTLSNKKKWPPYKELILSLPFWSLMMLHYGSMWGLFFLITATPKFLSEVLGFNLSSAGFLSSLPHVARLLCAFGFGAVADWIRRRGWLSVTRMRKAFCLPSHILPGIMLIILAYFGRDPYVCVAIMTISLGFNGAATASNLANSQDLAPNYAGTLYGIINCVGTTPGIFSPLIVAAFTKNENTIDQWHWVFIIGAAAYILPALFFWVFGSGKIQKWNEVKTTESREDIVNTKL; encoded by the exons ATGCGCAGCCCATTAGAGATCTGTGACCCGTTCCCCAAAAAACGGGAATGGGGAGATCTTTCCAATCCGCTAATTGATCTAATGTGCTGCGAGAGGCCTGCCTGTACCTCTATTCATGAATTGAATAACGATCCGTTGGTCAATAATCAATATTTGCTGTCGTTTGCAGTCTATGTGCCCAAGCGGATTAACGTGGCGATCATGCTTTTCATGGCCTGCCTCCTCAGCTACATGATGCGGGTGAATCTCTCGATCAACATCATCGCCATGGTGGAGGACACGAGCAGCCACGAGAATGGAACGGAGGTGGAGGTACTGCCCGAT TATGGACCGCGTTACAACTGGACGCAATCGGATCAGGCTCTGCTGCTGGGTGCCTATTTCTATGGCTATATGATCACCTCACTCCCTGCCGGCACTCTAGCCGAGATGCTGGGAGCCAGAAATGTGGCAGGTTACAGTTGCCTGGTGGCTGGAATCCTCACAGCTCTGACTCCGGCGGCAGCTGCCTGGGACAAATATGCTGTGTTTGCCGTCCGTTTCCTGATCGGCTTCCTCAACGGTGTCGTGTATCCGTGTTGCCACAGCCTGGTGTCCAAGTGGTCGCCCCCGGATGAGAAGGGCAAGTTTGTGGCCTCGTTGATGGGTGGCACCTTTGGCACCGTCATCACATGGCCCATTAGCGGTGTGATCATCGAGAATCTGGGCTGGGACTGGGCCTTCTACATTGTGGGCATATTCGTGCTGGTGGTGGTCGCCATATGGTTCTACCTGGTGGCGGACACTCCTGCCCAGCACAATACGATCAGTCTGAAGGAGCGGGAATATATCGAGAGCAGCTTGGGTGACACTCTAAGCAACAAGAAG AAGTGGCCACCATACAAGGAGCTCATCCTGTCGCTGCCCTTCTGGTCACTCATGATGCTCCACTACGGCAGCATGTGGGGTCTGTTCTTCCTGATCACCGCCACGCCCAAGTTCTTGAGCGAGGTCCTGGGCTTCAATCTCTCGTCCGCCGGCTTCTTGTCCAGCTTGCCGCATGTGGCACGTCTGCTCTGCGCCTTCGGCTTCGGCGCCGTGGCGGATTGGATTCGTCGACGTGGCTGGTTGTCGGTGACTCGCATGCGCAAGGCCTTCTGCCTGCCCT CTCACATCTTGCCCGGCATCATGCTGATCATCCTGGCCTACTTTGGTCGCGATCCCTATGTGTGCGTTGCCATCATGACCATTTCGCTGGGCTTCAATGGAGCTGCCACCGCCTCCAATTTGGCCAACTCACAGGATCTGGCGCCCAACTATGCGGGCACGCTGTACGGCATCATCAACTGTGTTGGCACCACGCCCGGAATCTTCTCGCCTCTGATTGTGGCCGCTTTTACAAAGAACGAG AACACAATCGATCAGTGGCACTGGGTGTTCATCATTGGAGCCGCTGCATACATATTGCCCGCGCTGTTCTTCTGGGTCTTCGGATCGGGCAAGATCCAGAAGTGGAACGAGGTTAAGACCACCGAGTCGCGAGAGGATATTGTCAACACAAAGTTGTAG
- the LOC117138395 gene encoding sialin isoform X2, which produces MAFMPCFYVPKRINVAIMLFMACLLSYMMRVNLSINIIAMVEDTSSHENGTEVEVLPDYGPRYNWTQSDQALLLGAYFYGYMITSLPAGTLAEMLGARNVAGYSCLVAGILTALTPAAAAWDKYAVFAVRFLIGFLNGVVYPCCHSLVSKWSPPDEKGKFVASLMGGTFGTVITWPISGVIIENLGWDWAFYIVGIFVLVVVAIWFYLVADTPAQHNTISLKEREYIESSLGDTLSNKKKWPPYKELILSLPFWSLMMLHYGSMWGLFFLITATPKFLSEVLGFNLSSAGFLSSLPHVARLLCAFGFGAVADWIRRRGWLSVTRMRKAFCLPSHILPGIMLIILAYFGRDPYVCVAIMTISLGFNGAATASNLANSQDLAPNYAGTLYGIINCVGTTPGIFSPLIVAAFTKNENTIDQWHWVFIIGAAAYILPALFFWVFGSGKIQKWNEVKTTESREDIVNTKL; this is translated from the exons ATGGCCTTCATGCCGTGCT TCTATGTGCCCAAGCGGATTAACGTGGCGATCATGCTTTTCATGGCCTGCCTCCTCAGCTACATGATGCGGGTGAATCTCTCGATCAACATCATCGCCATGGTGGAGGACACGAGCAGCCACGAGAATGGAACGGAGGTGGAGGTACTGCCCGAT TATGGACCGCGTTACAACTGGACGCAATCGGATCAGGCTCTGCTGCTGGGTGCCTATTTCTATGGCTATATGATCACCTCACTCCCTGCCGGCACTCTAGCCGAGATGCTGGGAGCCAGAAATGTGGCAGGTTACAGTTGCCTGGTGGCTGGAATCCTCACAGCTCTGACTCCGGCGGCAGCTGCCTGGGACAAATATGCTGTGTTTGCCGTCCGTTTCCTGATCGGCTTCCTCAACGGTGTCGTGTATCCGTGTTGCCACAGCCTGGTGTCCAAGTGGTCGCCCCCGGATGAGAAGGGCAAGTTTGTGGCCTCGTTGATGGGTGGCACCTTTGGCACCGTCATCACATGGCCCATTAGCGGTGTGATCATCGAGAATCTGGGCTGGGACTGGGCCTTCTACATTGTGGGCATATTCGTGCTGGTGGTGGTCGCCATATGGTTCTACCTGGTGGCGGACACTCCTGCCCAGCACAATACGATCAGTCTGAAGGAGCGGGAATATATCGAGAGCAGCTTGGGTGACACTCTAAGCAACAAGAAG AAGTGGCCACCATACAAGGAGCTCATCCTGTCGCTGCCCTTCTGGTCACTCATGATGCTCCACTACGGCAGCATGTGGGGTCTGTTCTTCCTGATCACCGCCACGCCCAAGTTCTTGAGCGAGGTCCTGGGCTTCAATCTCTCGTCCGCCGGCTTCTTGTCCAGCTTGCCGCATGTGGCACGTCTGCTCTGCGCCTTCGGCTTCGGCGCCGTGGCGGATTGGATTCGTCGACGTGGCTGGTTGTCGGTGACTCGCATGCGCAAGGCCTTCTGCCTGCCCT CTCACATCTTGCCCGGCATCATGCTGATCATCCTGGCCTACTTTGGTCGCGATCCCTATGTGTGCGTTGCCATCATGACCATTTCGCTGGGCTTCAATGGAGCTGCCACCGCCTCCAATTTGGCCAACTCACAGGATCTGGCGCCCAACTATGCGGGCACGCTGTACGGCATCATCAACTGTGTTGGCACCACGCCCGGAATCTTCTCGCCTCTGATTGTGGCCGCTTTTACAAAGAACGAG AACACAATCGATCAGTGGCACTGGGTGTTCATCATTGGAGCCGCTGCATACATATTGCCCGCGCTGTTCTTCTGGGTCTTCGGATCGGGCAAGATCCAGAAGTGGAACGAGGTTAAGACCACCGAGTCGCGAGAGGATATTGTCAACACAAAGTTGTAG
- the LOC117138396 gene encoding sodium channel protein Nach isoform X2 codes for MIKSGKWPTPGKRTSKGDGSRKRGKDPSSIRTAILATFWEYTERTKVSGMWLMRRNRTYGLSRFIWSSVLLQLLLLSIYLTLLLWLKFYSYPILNTISNDLSITDVAFPGVTICSPKVVNSERVDRYVKTLKIPKEYDMAEVIAGFDFLNAFTDQSFEPPGHDSYRATDAVLRLNNVSIWEAAMAVSPGCFDYVKRCFWGHTEFQCNQSHEYLSFIPTTAYLGPCCSFNYNPRNASFVPFSANIFGMDGGLTFVGAEGSERNLNTGLIVLVHHPMDYVTEAAASVTITAQSESFVEVSPTVQSSSVEVLELSERKRDCLISGDLQLSNYRQAACLLACQTEAIVQKCGCHPYLLPIVGNKFKECNLNDTFCYSANYDNFKSVRCDQCLPNCYDVTYSTLSYKTDLNQHQYSVSRF; via the exons ATGATAAAATCGGGAAAGTGGCCAACGCCTGGCAAAAGGACCTCCAAAGGCGATGGGAGCAGAAAGCGTGGAAAGGATCCAAGTTCGATTAGGACAGCCATACTGGCCACTTTCTGGGAGTACACGGAGCGGACCAAGGTGAGCGGCATGTGGCTTATGCGGCGGAATCGCACCTACGGTCTGTCCCGGTTCATTTGGTCCTCGGtactgctgcagttgctcctgCTGAGCATCTACCTCACCCTGCTGCTGTGGCTCAAGTTTTACTCCTATCCCATCCTGAACACCATCTCCAACGATCTCTCTATTACGGATGTGGCCTTTCCGGGCGTTACCATCTGCAGTCCGAAGGTGGTCAACTCGGAGCGGGTCGATCGCTATGTGAAAACGCT TAAAATTCCCAAGGAGTACGACATGGCAGAAGTGATCGCTGGGTTCGATTTCCTTAACGCCTTCACGGATCAGAGCTTTGAGCCGCCGGGACACGATAGCTATCGGGCCACGGATGCCGTTCTGCGGCTGAACAACGTGTCCATCTGGGAGGCGGCCATGGCCGTCAGTCCGGGTTGCTTCGATTACGTAAAACGCTGCTTCTGGGGCCACACGGAGTTTCAGTGCAACCAGAGCCACGAGTACCTATCGTTCATTCCCACCACTGCGTACCTGGGACCCTGTTGTTCCTTCAACTATAATCCCAGGAACGCCAGCTTTGTGCCCTTCTCGGCTAACATTTTTGGCATGGACGGAGGACTGACCTTCGTGGGTGCGGAGGGCAGCGAGCGGAACTTAAACACCGGCCTGATAGTACTGGTCCACCATCCCATGGACTATGTGACTGAGGCGGCTGCTTCGGTAACCATTACTGCCCAATCCGAGAGCTTTGTGGAGGTATCGCCGACGGTGCAGAGCTCCTCGGTGGAAGTGCTGGAACTTTCGGAACGTAAGAGGGACTGCCTCATCTCGGGCGACCTGCAGCTGAGCAACTATCGCCAGGCCGCCTGTCTTCTCGCCTGCCAGACGGAGGCCATCGTCCAGAAGTGCGGCTGCCATCCGTATCTGCTGCCCATCGTGGGCAACAAGTTCAAGGAGTGCAATCTAAACGACACCTTCTGCTATTCTGCCAACTATG ATAACTTCAAAAGTGTGCGATGTGATCAGTGCCTGCCCAATTGCTATGATGTCACCTACTCCACGCTGTCTTACAAAACCGATCTCAACCAGCATCAGTACTCAGTCAGCCGCTTCTA G